A single region of the Grus americana isolate bGruAme1 chromosome 3, bGruAme1.mat, whole genome shotgun sequence genome encodes:
- the CCSAP gene encoding centriole, cilia and spindle-associated protein isoform X1: protein MVVPARRVKTEYMKRFKEPKWESCGACYLELLRYRLSRRLLEQAHRPWLWDGWEQDSGGGSGGSSTVGSPSPPGAGSPAAAQEEEEAAPAPSEAGRASPEKEREDQEKQQREEQEKTVEHTSVKEADKTSRTGRRPSQSALSSRNDRKSAKSPQKTDAPKENKHPFALYGWGERQTDTGSQKTHNVCASASVNECYQQNWLLQMYFCILNFMKTREKQQAVSTRHPTAGRFMNLLYEQRTGDKWRRGSFLRGECDQQKQRKLGE from the exons ATGGTGGTGCCGGCGCGGCGCGTGAAGACGGAGTACATGAAGCGCTTCAAGGAGCCCAAGTGGGAGTCGTGCGGCGCCTGCtacctggagctgctgcgctaCCGCCTCAGCCGTCGCCTCCTGGAGCAGGCGCACCGGCCCTGGCTGTGGGACGGTTGGGAGCAGGATAGCGGCGgtggcagcggcggcagcagcaccgTCGGATCACCCTCGCCACCGGGCGCCGGTAGCCCCGCGGCCgcgcaggaggaggaggaggcggcgccGGCGCCGAGTGAGGCGGGACGGGCGAGCCCCG agaaagaaagagaagatcaagaaaagcagcagagggaagagcaagaaaaaactGTAGAACACACTTCTGTAAAGGAAGCAGACAAAACCAGCCGTACAGGACGACGTCCGAGTCAAAGTGCCTTGTCCAGTCGTAATGATAGAAAATCAGCCAAAAGTCCTCAAAAGACAGATGCACCAAAGGAGAATAAACATCCATTTGCTCTGTATGGGTGgggagaaagacagacagatacTGGAAGCCAGAAAACTCACAATGTCTGTGCTTCCGCTTCAGTGAATGAA TGCTACCAGCAAAACTGGCTGTTACAAATGTATTTCTGCATTCTGAACTTcatgaaaacaagagaaaagcagcaggcagttagcaCCAGGCATCCCACAGCAGGCAG ATTCATGAATCTGCTCTACGAGCAAAGAACAGGAGACAAGTGGAGAAGAGGAAGCTTTCTCAGAGGCGAGTGCgatcagcagaagcagagaaagctTGGCGAATAA
- the CCSAP gene encoding centriole, cilia and spindle-associated protein isoform X2: MVVPARRVKTEYMKRFKEPKWESCGACYLELLRYRLSRRLLEQAHRPWLWDGWEQDSGGGSGGSSTVGSPSPPGAGSPAAAQEEEEAAPAPSEAGRASPEKEREDQEKQQREEQEKTVEHTSVKEADKTSRTGRRPSQSALSSRNDRKSAKSPQKTDAPKENKHPFALYGWGERQTDTGSQKTHNVCASASVNEIHESALRAKNRRQVEKRKLSQRRVRSAEAEKAWRIKPSPPDNPWMTEYMRCYSARAR; the protein is encoded by the exons ATGGTGGTGCCGGCGCGGCGCGTGAAGACGGAGTACATGAAGCGCTTCAAGGAGCCCAAGTGGGAGTCGTGCGGCGCCTGCtacctggagctgctgcgctaCCGCCTCAGCCGTCGCCTCCTGGAGCAGGCGCACCGGCCCTGGCTGTGGGACGGTTGGGAGCAGGATAGCGGCGgtggcagcggcggcagcagcaccgTCGGATCACCCTCGCCACCGGGCGCCGGTAGCCCCGCGGCCgcgcaggaggaggaggaggcggcgccGGCGCCGAGTGAGGCGGGACGGGCGAGCCCCG agaaagaaagagaagatcaagaaaagcagcagagggaagagcaagaaaaaactGTAGAACACACTTCTGTAAAGGAAGCAGACAAAACCAGCCGTACAGGACGACGTCCGAGTCAAAGTGCCTTGTCCAGTCGTAATGATAGAAAATCAGCCAAAAGTCCTCAAAAGACAGATGCACCAAAGGAGAATAAACATCCATTTGCTCTGTATGGGTGgggagaaagacagacagatacTGGAAGCCAGAAAACTCACAATGTCTGTGCTTCCGCTTCAGTGAATGAA ATTCATGAATCTGCTCTACGAGCAAAGAACAGGAGACAAGTGGAGAAGAGGAAGCTTTCTCAGAGGCGAGTGCgatcagcagaagcagagaaagctTGGCGAATAAAGCCCTCCCCACCAGATAACCCTTGGATGACAGAGTACATGAGATGCTACTCAGCAAGAGCTCGGTGA